Part of the Planococcus plakortidis genome is shown below.
AAGTAAACACCGCTTACAATTCCGGAATAGTGACAGTTGAAGTTCGGGATGCTGACAATAATGCAGTAACGTTAACCGAAACCCATGAAAAAAGAATGCACCTGGTTATTGTCAGTGCGGATTTAGAGACTTTCCTGCATGTCCATCCCATCGAAAATGCTTCTGGAGATTTCGAAGTGGAGGTAGAACTGCCTCCGGGTCGTTACCTTGCTTTCGCGGATATCACCCCGGTAGGAATGACTTACGTTATCGAGCCAATTACGATAACAGTTGGCAAAGTCACTGAAACTCCTAGCATCGATTGGGAGATGCTTGCGGAAAGGGATAGTGCTACAAAAGAAGTCGAGGGTAAAACCGTTACGTTTCACCATCCAAAGCTGACTGCCGGAAAATCAGCTGCTCTATCTTTTGATTTAAACGGCGAAACTCCTTTGCCTTACTTAGGGGCATTAGGCCATGTAGTTGTGCTGGATGAACAAGGAGAAAAATTTATCCATGTCCATCCAGTATCAGAAGATAAACCCGTATTTGAAGCTCAGTTCCCTTCACCTGGTTTTTATAAACTATGGGTTGAATTCAAATTCTCAGACGCGGGCGTTCTCGCTTTTCCATTTGTCATGAAAGTCGCTGATAGAAATTAACTTGCAAGAAAGAGCATAAATTAATTCGGTATCACTTTGGACATTAACCTAAAAACATAAAACTAAAAAACGCCTTGCATTGAAAAAAAGTATGAAAATACCAAAATTCTATGCAAGGCGTTTTTCTGTATAGCTTCAAAAAAGGGTCAAAAAAAGGTACTGAAACAACTCTATCCTGAGAAAGAAATCCAATGTCATCCAGATGAAGCGCAACGGCAACTATACAAGTGCGGAAATTATGGAAATTTACCAAATCACAAATAGATTGCAAATCGAAACCTAAATGTCACGTAACTAGGCAGGCAAAACGTACCGGATGGTGAGGTCTCTTTTGCTAACCGGCATCCCAGATGGTGATGTTTGGATGGCGTCCACCTCAAATAAGCAAATTTCAAAAAAAGCGAGCTTCCAATATAGGGAACTCACTTATATCATCTATTTTTATGCTACGTCATAGCCTTGTTCCTCAACAACTTCTTTCATATTCTCTGAGGAAACTTTTGATTCGTCATAGGTAACTTTCACTTTACCAGAGTTTAGATCTACCTCTGCAGCAGATACTCCTTCTAAACCTTTTAGCGCGCCTTCTACTGATATTTTGCAGTGGCCACAAGTCATTCCCCTAACATCTAAAGTTTTGGTTTGCATGTTTTCTCACCTCCTTTTTGAAGATTTAAAACCGGCTATTTCAATTGACATTTATTTAATGACTTGAGCAAAATGTTCAGTCAAACGAACCAGATTAGATACAAATCCATATTCGCTGTCGTACCAAGAAACAGTTTTAACAAGCTGCTTATCCCCATTTTCAACGATATCAGTTAATGTGGCATCAAAAATACCTCCGGCTGAAGTTCCAACAACGTCTGAGGACACAATTAGCTTTTCAGAGTATTCAAACGAGGGACTCGCAGCTTCTTTCATGGCTTCATTCACTTCTTCAATTGTTACTTTTCTTTCTAAGTTTGTATAAAACTCCACTATTGCCCCACCTAAAAGTGGTACTCTCACTGCCGTTCCGTCAATAATTCCGGTTAATTCAGGAATGACTCTTCCGACAGCTTTTGCTGCTCCAGTAGAAGTCGGAATTGCATTCATCGCTCCTGCCCGTCCGCGTCTCATATCCGTATTAGGGCTATCATGTAATTTTTGCGAAGGTGTATAGGCTTTAATTGTAGTCATATAACCAGTTATAATTCCAAAGTTATCATGTAATACTTTCGCAACTGGAGCTAAATCATTAGTTGTACAAGAAGCTGAAGAAATGATCATGTCGTCTTTTGTAACAATGCTCTCATTAACACCGTAAACAATCATCTTCGTTTCCTGATCTGCTGGAGCAGTTATAATTACTCTTTTAGCACCTGCGTCAAGATGTGCCTGAGCCTTATCAGCCGTTTTATAAATACCGGTTGCTTCTAACACGATATCAATTTGCAACTCATTCCACGGGAGATCTTTTGCATCAGCTTCTTGGTAGAATTTAATTTCCTTCTCACCAACAACCAAGACATTTTCATGTACCTGAACATCATGCTTTAATCGCCCATAAGTTGTATCAAATTCTAATAAATAAGCTAAGTTTTCAATATTAGCTAAATCATTAACAGCAA
Proteins encoded:
- the copZ gene encoding copper chaperone CopZ, producing the protein MQTKTLDVRGMTCGHCKISVEGALKGLEGVSAAEVDLNSGKVKVTYDESKVSSENMKEVVEEQGYDVA
- the gap gene encoding type I glyceraldehyde-3-phosphate dehydrogenase, with the translated sequence MTTRLAINGFGRVGRTTLRRLVDTNSELELVAVNDLANIENLAYLLEFDTTYGRLKHDVQVHENVLVVGEKEIKFYQEADAKDLPWNELQIDIVLEATGIYKTADKAQAHLDAGAKRVIITAPADQETKMIVYGVNESIVTKDDMIISSASCTTNDLAPVAKVLHDNFGIITGYMTTIKAYTPSQKLHDSPNTDMRRGRAGAMNAIPTSTGAAKAVGRVIPELTGIIDGTAVRVPLLGGAIVEFYTNLERKVTIEEVNEAMKEAASPSFEYSEKLIVSSDVVGTSAGGIFDATLTDIVENGDKQLVKTVSWYDSEYGFVSNLVRLTEHFAQVIK